A window of the Gemmatirosa kalamazoonensis genome harbors these coding sequences:
- a CDS encoding DUF1800 domain-containing protein gives MSQPTDETPALTRRDFLRGGAAAGAPVQPPVQPPAQPSPKRLQPRRLARRIAGVNDAAQPTWLLDPTDEWENWSLRLARRVTLGLTPEEAQRARTLGYARYLEYQLDYTSIDDAAVDAFVATKWPALAQTGAALSTQATGTLQTQLQESTVYRAAFSKRQLYQRMVEFWSDHFNISFSKVGYLKILDDREVIRKHALGTFPDLLKASAHSAAMLVYLDQQVSRRQAPNQNYARELMELHTLGVDGGYTQQDVAELSRILTGWTVAGRGDFAFAPSQHDFGAKTLLGTAFPAVNAMNQTNPQGVQEGEAALDLLVNHPSTAKFIARKMLRWLLWYDPSPEMIDAVAAEYTRTKGDIKAMVRTSLGFQFLQQAPAKFKRPFHWLVSAIRASGAVLNAAGGANRLLSSLGHAQFVWDTPDGYPDVMEYWAGNLLPRWNAATTIANSNNAAEMQVDVTALQQLGTADAVAAALGKRVFGGEMGDRTRAELVAYLKPTPTNAVRIREALALALASSSFQWY, from the coding sequence ATGAGCCAGCCGACCGACGAGACCCCCGCGCTCACGCGGCGCGACTTCCTGCGCGGCGGCGCCGCCGCCGGCGCGCCCGTGCAGCCCCCGGTGCAGCCACCCGCGCAGCCGTCGCCGAAGCGCCTGCAGCCGCGCCGGCTCGCGCGCCGCATCGCCGGCGTGAACGACGCCGCGCAGCCCACCTGGCTGCTCGACCCCACCGACGAGTGGGAGAACTGGTCGCTCCGCCTCGCGCGCCGCGTCACGCTCGGCCTCACGCCGGAGGAGGCGCAGCGGGCGCGCACCCTGGGCTACGCACGCTACCTCGAGTACCAGCTCGATTACACGAGCATCGACGACGCCGCGGTCGATGCGTTCGTCGCCACGAAGTGGCCGGCGCTCGCGCAGACCGGCGCCGCGCTCTCCACGCAGGCGACCGGCACGCTGCAGACGCAGCTGCAGGAGAGCACCGTCTACCGCGCGGCGTTCTCGAAGCGCCAGCTCTACCAGCGCATGGTGGAGTTCTGGAGCGATCACTTCAACATCTCGTTCTCGAAGGTCGGCTACCTGAAGATCCTCGACGACCGCGAGGTGATCCGGAAGCACGCGCTCGGGACGTTCCCCGACCTGCTGAAGGCGAGCGCGCACAGCGCGGCGATGCTCGTCTACCTCGACCAGCAGGTGAGCCGCCGCCAGGCGCCCAACCAGAACTACGCGCGCGAGCTCATGGAGCTCCACACGCTCGGCGTCGACGGCGGCTACACGCAGCAGGACGTCGCCGAGCTGTCGCGCATCCTCACCGGATGGACCGTCGCCGGGCGCGGCGACTTCGCGTTCGCCCCGTCGCAGCACGACTTCGGGGCGAAGACGCTGCTGGGCACCGCGTTCCCCGCGGTGAACGCGATGAACCAGACGAACCCACAGGGCGTGCAGGAGGGTGAGGCGGCGCTCGACCTGCTCGTCAACCATCCGAGCACCGCGAAGTTCATCGCGAGGAAGATGCTCCGCTGGCTGCTCTGGTACGATCCGTCGCCGGAGATGATCGACGCCGTCGCCGCGGAGTACACGCGCACGAAGGGGGACATCAAGGCGATGGTGCGCACGTCGCTCGGCTTCCAGTTCCTGCAGCAGGCGCCGGCGAAGTTCAAGCGGCCGTTCCACTGGCTCGTCTCGGCCATCCGCGCATCGGGCGCGGTGCTGAACGCGGCGGGCGGCGCGAATCGCCTGCTCTCGAGTCTGGGGCACGCGCAGTTCGTGTGGGACACGCCCGACGGCTACCCCGACGTGATGGAGTACTGGGCGGGCAACCTGCTGCCGCGGTGGAACGCGGCGACGACGATCGCGAACTCGAACAACGCGGCGGAGATGCAGGTCGACGTCACCGCGCTCCAGCAGCTCGGCACCGCCGACGCGGTGGCGGCGGCGTTAGGCAAGCGGGTCTTCGGCGGCGAGATGGGCGACCGCACGCGCGCGGAGCTCGTCGCCTACCTCAAGCCCACGCCGACGAACGCCGTCCGCATCCGCGAGGCGCTCGCGCTCGCGCTCGCGTCGTCCAGCTTCCAGTGGTACTGA
- a CDS encoding type II secretion system F family protein has protein sequence MSAPVSAYRWRAATADGRVVVGELQAPDRAGAVDELRRRGLVPLDVDAASTARAGVGRARRGAATVAFTRALAALLRAGVPLDRALRFAADQAAHPSVAEAADAVRRDVQAGAGLAESLGRHPAVFGRLYVATVAAGEEAGALAPAAERLADYLDEDAELRAQIRGALLYPAIMGVVAGVGVLVLMLAVVPRFVALLGETGGALPLSTRALVAVSRALIGWWWVWLALLVGGAAWARAWLATSANRARFDAARLRWPVVGPLERALAAARVTRTLGLLLRAGTRVVPALRIAAAAAPNRALATGVERAAVDVGRGERVAAALAPVLPPLAAQLVAAGEESGRLDELCLRAADTYDAEVRRALRTAVGLVEPALIVLFGAVVGFVALAMLQAVYSINVGGL, from the coding sequence GTGAGTGCTCCAGTCAGCGCCTACCGCTGGCGCGCCGCGACGGCCGACGGCCGCGTCGTCGTCGGCGAGCTGCAGGCCCCCGACCGCGCCGGCGCGGTCGACGAGCTGCGGCGACGCGGCCTCGTGCCGCTCGACGTCGACGCCGCGTCGACCGCGCGTGCCGGTGTTGGACGCGCTCGGCGCGGCGCCGCCACCGTCGCGTTCACGCGCGCGCTCGCCGCGCTGCTCCGCGCCGGCGTGCCGCTCGACCGCGCGCTCCGCTTCGCCGCGGACCAGGCCGCGCATCCGAGCGTCGCCGAGGCCGCGGATGCGGTGCGCCGCGACGTGCAGGCCGGCGCCGGGCTGGCCGAGTCGTTAGGCAGGCACCCCGCCGTGTTCGGCCGGTTGTACGTCGCGACCGTCGCCGCCGGCGAGGAGGCCGGGGCGCTCGCGCCGGCCGCCGAGCGGCTCGCCGACTACCTCGACGAGGACGCCGAGCTGCGCGCGCAGATCCGCGGCGCGCTGCTCTATCCGGCGATCATGGGCGTCGTCGCCGGCGTCGGGGTGCTCGTGCTTATGCTCGCCGTCGTGCCGCGGTTCGTCGCGCTGCTCGGCGAGACGGGCGGCGCGCTGCCGCTCTCCACCCGCGCGCTCGTCGCGGTGAGCCGCGCGCTGATCGGCTGGTGGTGGGTGTGGCTCGCGCTCCTCGTCGGCGGCGCGGCGTGGGCGCGCGCGTGGCTCGCGACGTCCGCGAACCGCGCGCGCTTCGACGCCGCGCGGCTCCGCTGGCCCGTCGTCGGGCCGCTCGAGCGCGCGCTCGCGGCGGCGCGCGTCACCCGCACGCTCGGCCTGCTGCTGCGCGCGGGCACGCGCGTCGTTCCCGCGCTTCGCATCGCCGCCGCCGCGGCGCCGAACCGCGCGCTCGCCACGGGCGTGGAGCGGGCCGCCGTCGACGTCGGGCGCGGCGAGCGCGTGGCCGCGGCGCTCGCGCCGGTGCTGCCTCCACTCGCCGCGCAGCTCGTGGCCGCGGGCGAGGAGAGCGGACGGCTCGACGAGCTCTGTCTCCGCGCCGCCGACACCTACGACGCCGAGGTGCGGCGCGCGCTCCGCACGGCGGTGGGGCTCGTCGAGCCCGCGCTCATCGTGCTGTTCGGGGCCGTCGTCGGCTTCGTCGCGCTCGCGATGCTGCAGGCCGTCTACTCGATTAACGTCGGCGGTCTGTGA
- a CDS encoding GspE/PulE family protein, giving the protein MPNSDRVSGLGTRDSGLGGGAVPECRVPSPESRLPTRDLRAAAQGDLAASLPAAWLAAHLVLPLGIADDGALLVAAAGTPDPTVRDELARRFGRRLRLVDAPAAELEAALLAARPEAAVDVAVDGDAEYDDASGDLRALANQAPVVRLVNVLLLDALRLGASDVHLESTADGLRVRYRLDGVLQDVERVPPSLRAGVVSRVKILAGLDVAERRLPQDGRARVRVGDAEVDLRASTLPALHGESVVLRVLDHGGGGARDLAALGMPDAVRAPFERLLGRAGGLLLVTGPTGSGKTTTLYAALRRVATPGVKVVTVEDPVEYRLPGAVQIPTNTRAGLGFADALRSILRHDPDVVMVGETRDRETAEIAVQAALTGHLVFTTLHTVDAPSAVTRLVDMGIEPYLVAATVQGVLAQRLVRLVCDSCSESTEAPPALHALRSTLVVPTGESERGAWSVERGGAESWRRGRGCDACAGSGYRGRTGIYELLVVDEAFRALVVSHAPLDALRERARAAGMVPLLHDGLRLARAGLTTVEEVLRVAGDAA; this is encoded by the coding sequence ATGCCTAACAGTGATCGCGTGTCGGGACTCGGGACTCGGGACTCGGGACTCGGGGGGGGAGCAGTTCCCGAGTGCCGAGTCCCGAGTCCCGAGTCCCGACTTCCGACCCGCGATCTGCGCGCCGCCGCCCAGGGCGACCTCGCCGCGTCGCTCCCCGCGGCGTGGCTCGCCGCGCACCTCGTGCTCCCGTTAGGCATCGCCGACGACGGCGCGTTGCTCGTCGCCGCCGCGGGGACGCCCGACCCCACGGTGCGCGACGAGCTCGCGCGCCGCTTCGGCCGCCGCCTGCGCCTCGTCGACGCGCCGGCCGCGGAGCTGGAGGCGGCGCTGCTCGCCGCGCGTCCCGAGGCGGCGGTGGACGTCGCGGTCGACGGCGACGCGGAGTACGACGACGCGTCCGGCGACCTGCGCGCCCTCGCGAACCAGGCGCCGGTCGTGCGCCTCGTGAACGTGCTGCTGCTCGATGCGCTGCGCCTCGGCGCGAGCGACGTGCACCTGGAGAGCACGGCCGACGGGCTGCGCGTCCGCTACCGGCTCGACGGCGTGCTGCAGGACGTGGAGCGCGTGCCGCCGTCGCTGCGCGCGGGGGTGGTGAGCCGCGTGAAGATCCTCGCCGGGCTCGACGTCGCCGAGCGGCGGCTGCCGCAGGACGGCCGCGCGCGCGTCCGCGTCGGTGATGCGGAAGTCGACCTGCGCGCATCGACGCTCCCCGCGCTCCACGGCGAGAGCGTCGTGCTGCGCGTGCTCGACCACGGCGGCGGCGGCGCACGCGACCTCGCGGCGTTGGGCATGCCGGACGCCGTGCGCGCGCCGTTCGAGCGGCTGCTCGGACGCGCCGGTGGCCTCCTGCTCGTCACCGGCCCGACCGGCTCCGGCAAGACGACGACGCTCTACGCCGCGCTCCGGCGCGTCGCCACGCCGGGCGTGAAGGTCGTGACGGTGGAGGACCCGGTGGAGTACCGGCTGCCGGGCGCGGTGCAGATCCCGACGAACACGCGCGCGGGCCTCGGCTTCGCCGACGCGCTCCGCTCGATCCTGCGTCACGACCCGGACGTCGTCATGGTCGGCGAGACGCGCGACCGCGAGACCGCGGAGATCGCGGTGCAGGCCGCGCTCACCGGCCATCTCGTGTTCACCACGCTGCACACCGTCGACGCGCCGAGCGCGGTGACGCGCCTCGTCGACATGGGCATCGAGCCGTATCTCGTCGCGGCGACGGTGCAGGGGGTGCTCGCCCAACGGCTCGTGCGGCTCGTGTGCGACAGCTGCAGCGAGTCCACTGAAGCCCCACCCGCGCTCCACGCTCTACGCTCCACGCTCGTCGTGCCGACCGGGGAGTCCGAGCGTGGAGCGTGGAGCGTGGAGCGTGGAGGGGCCGAGAGCTGGCGCCGAGGCCGCGGCTGCGACGCGTGCGCCGGCTCCGGCTACCGCGGCCGCACCGGCATCTACGAGCTGCTCGTCGTCGACGAGGCGTTCCGCGCGCTCGTCGTCTCGCACGCGCCACTCGACGCGCTGCGCGAGCGTGCGCGCGCGGCCGGGATGGTGCCGCTGCTGCACGACGGGCTGCGGCTCGCGCGTGCCGGGCTCACGACCGTGGAGGAGGTGCTCCGCGTGGCGGGCGACGCGGCGTGA